From the genome of Myripristis murdjan chromosome 22, fMyrMur1.1, whole genome shotgun sequence, one region includes:
- the atg2b gene encoding autophagy-related protein 2 homolog B isoform X2 produces the protein MPWPFSESIKKRACRYLLHRYLGNFLQEKLSLDQLSLDLYQGTGSLAQVPLDKWSLNELLETADAPFEVIEGFIQTISLTVPWAALLQENCALEIKGLEMVFRPRPRVASGMEPMYWSSFMTSSMQLAKECLSQRLTDDMGESFQPFEGLEKFAETIETVLRRVRVTFLDTVLRIEHIPENSKTGIALEVRISKIVYCDETGEESSSVNVHQPTTFAHKNLLMEGVTIFWDEFSEASRAGLKSSPTPAETEAKLSPSWNPKIICEPHPQFTEPVSSTTPFEPMQVGSLSGKIELSLTLKHNLAMPGAKLDVDGQIDAVIILLSPRQVHLLLDLFGAFSGAGAQEWAKDRKNRPIQQEDEYRLHMELNRCLKKDSTMPGADPDLFESQTTRTVSSRDVFFSMADMDMSHSLSSLPPLGEPPTVDLDLSLNSNYSASPGESPSGNATALWDDYLDVPRQREKQANETPLQARDSQLPPKLLRQTSHQSKTHGDESRPELVFKLALGSLAVSVLHIDPLPPPDAAPGPLAPMATDFFRKVGPGQLLPAAFLQSRTVFDQACPHDHLRFVGQGLKIIYEHCQGSSLRTFSTDVSLGQMELLECLFPSETLIGGPQRGVQYTELLTFDTKASVEAPSTTCLHLLYKQAERRGPQGGQVRLSTIPRKADIQVELGPVRSELDISIVDRLNSLLQPQKLATTEMMASHMYTSYNKHVSLHKAFTEVFLDDSRTPTSCHVTLTVNAPVMCLAIRFPIPDLRSDQERGPWFKKSLQREILYLELEDLEVKTEFMGGSSPDQTKMELTFRELVGRFQEEQDQPAARFLRVSHTMDGDMTTSESVKFDWPRIVLKMNPTAVHSILERVTAEDDEGAEDHSPEEEEEEGAAHSLKDVCDFGKPEPSPFSSRRVMYENEEMVIPGDVAEMTEFQEKTMNNSRFILELCFPNVQLALPSKAFYEKLHNRINNDLLLWEPTAPSPVETVENMPYGVGLSVASQLINTYSKDSFSQFRSTGPEEETSGSEEETAQYYSPASDLGLRSRKKKKPKTQSKTSQSLFSVVLSVNHGLVALHTNAKREDKTILKNRHGEFWLEVKNAVLFSVTQYEGYKDQHYICFHTSNICMYHQGLVDGDTSVSDIKLPCSTHPHWLEPTIYQSETSPDRSSTPSEGIGLEAHSMLSVAVKISSQNAERNVKEFLVAVGVRGATLQHRVVPPSLGWYDQIVDFLNVSDEPVLGYTPPTSVTTLHLHLWSCCLDYRPLYLPLRSLLIVETFSVSSSVSLDHSSSTLRIILDEAALFLSDRSNAVSVNLMRDYVQVVDMGTLELRITAVKPGVDGQLLEPRFELRCSSDVIHIRTCSDSCAALMNLIQYVASYGDLLPPTEPETRSSSTTQKPKAEFPSRPTSQTPLLPETEQQMLQDLMSEAMEETDGQQAAGPQQNGLHEERNCDHDPPRSDLFLFPDESGNSTQESSPTYPMLHSPLITPVPSLAQETDDFCILETPGSRGEDRDQEPVVKQLTSNPIEIKDNHFGQPLDGSDSSRGAMNFPVPEVRYLIREISVVWHLYGGKDFGNAAFTASPVRSRGSTPHSSPSQTPVRQSRTLGRAGGGRGRNPDVLMEIQLSKVRFQHEVYPQAQVASGTAVDQPVSRQVFIVQDLEIRDRLATSQMNKFLYLYSSKEMPRKAHSNMLTVKALHMCPEAGQAPQECCLRVSLMPLRLNIDQDALFFLKDFFTSLAAEVELFSPPDQEAICVSMRKPAAPEISCSFSKHAGGSQDPAPIISVPAQRQFSHNGLSTSDRSESSENEAAAPSFTDQPIFFREFRFTSEVPIRLDYHGKHVAMEQGTFAGIIIGLTQLNCSELKLRRLCYRQGLLGVDKLFSYAITEWLNDIKKNQLPGLLGGVGPIHSLIQLVQGFRDLVWLPIEQYRKDGRIVRGFQRGTASFGTSTAMAALELTNRMVRTIQAAAETAYDMVSPVPDERDTKRIKRFSHYGLAHQPVDLREGVAKAYTVVKEGITDTALTIYDTATREHEQRGMTGAVGGVLRQLPPAVVKPLIMATEATSNVLGGMRNQIHPDARQEESQKWRQGEE, from the exons ATGCCCTGGCCGTTTTCGGAGTCCATCAAGAAACGGGCGTGCCGATACCTCCTGCATCGGTACCTGGGCAACTTCCTGCAGGAGAAGCTGAGCCTGGATCAGCTCAGCCTGGACCTATACCAGGGCACTGGATCACTTGCACAAGTACCACTGGACAAATGG TCACTGAACGAGCTCCTGGAGACAGCGGATGCCCCATTCGAGGTCATCGAGGGCTTTATCCAGACAATTTCTTTAACTGTGCCATGGGCAGCGCTGCTACAAGAAAACTGTGCCCTAGAGATCAAGGGTTTGGAGATGGTGTTCAGACCCAGACCACGAGTGG CATCTGGCATGGAGCCCATGTACTGGTCCAGCTTCATGACGAGCAGCATGCAGCTTGCCAAAGAATGTCTGAGCCAGAGACTCACCGATGACATGGGAGAGAGTTTCCAGCCATTTGAGGGCCTAGAAAAGTTTGCAGAAACCATAGAAACAG TTCTTAGAAGAGTCAGAGTGACGTTTTTGGACACTGTTCTCAGAATTGAGCACATTCCAGAAAACTCTAAGACTGGAATTGCTCTTGAGGTTCGAATCAGCAA GATTGTTTACTGTGATGAAACGGGTGAGGAGAGTTCAAGTGTGAATGTGCATCAGCCAAccacatttgcacacaaaaaCTTGCTGATGGAAGGAGTCACCATTTTCTGGGATGAGTTTTCAGAAGCGTCCCGAGCTGGTTTGAAATCTTCACCCACTCCAGCG GAGACTGAAGCCAAGCTTTCTCCAAGCTGGAATCCCAAAATAATATGTGAGCCTCATCCCCAGTTCACAGAGCCAGTTTCCTCTACTACGCCATTTGAGCCTATGCAGGTGGGCAGCCTCAGTGGAAAAATTGAGCTGTCCCTCACTTTGAAACACAATTTAGCCATGCCTGGAGCAAAG CTGGATGTTGACGGACAGATTGATGCTGTAATCATTCTGCTGTCTCCACGGCAAGTTCATCTTCTTCTGGACTTGTTTGGTGCTTTCTCCGGAGCAG GAGCACAGGAATGGGCCAAGGACAGAAAGAATCGACCCATACAGCAAGAAGATGAATATCGGTTGCATATGGAACTGAACCGCTGTCTGAAGAAGGATAGCACAATGCCCGGAGCAGATCCTGACCTCTTTGAGAGCCAGACTACCAGAACGGTGTCTAGTCGAG ATGTGTTCTTCTCGATGGCTGACATGGACATGTCTCACAGCCTGTCATCCCTTCCTCCCCTGGGTGAACCACCCACTGTTGACCTGGACCTGTCACTCAACAGCAACTACTCTGCCTCCCCAGGAGAATCTCCCTCTGGAAATGCAACT GCTCTCTGGGATGATTATCTGGATGTGCCAcgacaaagagagaaacaagcTAATGAAACTCCCCTCCAGGCACGAGATTCACAGCTCCCTCCAAAATTACTGAGACAGACCT ctcATCAATCCAAAACTCATGGTGATGAGTCGAGGCCAGAGCTGGTGTTTAAGCTGGCACTCGGCAGCTTGGCCGTCTCAGTCCTCCACATCGATCCCCTGCCGCCACCAGATGCTGCCCCCGGACCCCTTGCCCCCATGGCCACAGACTTCTTCAGAAAGGTGGGCCCGGGCCAGCTTCTACCAGCTGCGTTTCTTCAGTCTCGGACCGTGTTTGATCAGGCTTGCCCCCATGACCACCTCAG GTTTGTGGGCCAGGGACTGAAGATAATCTATGAGCACTGTCAGGGCTCCAGCCTGCGGACTTTCAGCACTGATGTCTCCCTGGGCCAGATGGAACTGCTGGAGTGCCTCTTCCCCTCTGAAACCCTCATTGGTGGCCCCCAAAGAGGGGTTCAGTACACAGAG CTCCTGACATTTGACACCAAAGCCAGTGTCGAGGCACCATCGACCACCTGCCTTCACCTGCTTTATAAACAGGCTGAGCGCAGAGGCCCTCag GGTGGCCAGGTGCGTCTCAGCACTATTCCCAGGAAGGCTGACATCCAGGTCGAGCTGGGCCCAGTGCGCTCCGAACTGGACATCAGCATCGTAGACCGCCTCAACTCACTACTACAGCCTCAGAAGCTAGCCACTACAGAGATGATGGCCTCTCACATGTACACATCCTATAACAAGCATGTCAGCTTG CACAAGGCCTTTACGGAGGTCTTCCTTGACGACAGCCGCACCCCAACCAGCTGTCATGTAACACTGACTGTCAATGCCCCAGTGATGTGCCTGGCAATCCGCTTCCCCATTCCTGACCTACGCTCAGATCAGGAGAGGGGTCCTTGGTTCAAGAAATCCCTGCAGAGGGAAATACTCTACCTGGAGCTGGAGGACCTGGAAGTGAAGACCGAGTTCATGGGTGGCAGTTCTCCTGACCAAACCAAGATGGAACTCACTTTCAGGGAACTTGTTG GGAGGttccaggaggagcaggatcAACCAGCTGCCCGGTTCCTCAGGGTGTCGCACACCATGGACGGAGACATGACAACGTCTGAAAGTGTGAAGTTTGACTGGCCAAG AATTGTGTTGAAGATGAACCCCACCGCCGTCCACTCCATCCTTGAGCGTGTGACAGCTGAGGATGATGAGGGGGCTGAGGACCATTcacctgaggaggaagaggaggaaggggctGCCCACTCACTGAAGGATGTCTGTGACTTTGGGAAACCTGAGCCATCACCTTTTTCCTCACGCAGGGTTATGTATGAGAATGAAGAG aTGGTCATTCCTGGCGATGTTGCTGAGATGACTGAGTTTCAGGAGAAAACCATGAACAATTCCCGTTTCATACTTGAACTATGTTTCCCCAACGTGCAGTTAGCACTTCCCAGCAAGGCGTTCTACGAAAAACTACACAACAG AATAAACAATGACCTGCTACTGTGGGAGCCCACAGCTCCCTCACCAGTAGAGACGGTGGAAAACATGCCATATGGTGTTGGACTCTCTGTCGCCAGTCAGCTGATCAACACCTACTCCAAGGACAGCTTCAGCCAGTTCCGCTCCACCGGTCCTGAGG AGGAGACCAGTGGCTCAGAGGAAGAGACAGCACAATATTACTCTCCGGCCTCTGACCTGGGCCTCAGGTCTCGCAAGAAGAAAAAGCCCAAGACCCAGAGCAAGACGTCCCAGAGCCTGTTCTCTGTCGTCCTCAGTGTCAACCATGGCCTGGTGGCTCTACATACTAATGCAAAG AGGGAAGATAAGACCATCCTGAAAAACAGACATGGCGAGTTCTGGCTGGAGGTAAAGAATGCAGTGCTGTTTAGTGTGACGCAGTATGAAGGCTACAAAGACCAGCACTACATCTGCTTCCACACCAGTAATATCTGCATGTATCACCAAG GACTAGTGGACGGGGACACATCTGTGTCAGACATAAAGTTGCCATGCAGCACGCACCCCCATTGGCTGGAGCCCACCATCTATCAATCAGAGACATCACCTGACAGATCGTCGACACCCTCAGAGGGCATCGGCCTGGAGGCCCATAGCATGCTGTCTGTTGCTGTCAAAATCTCATCACAGAACGCAGAGCGTAATGTCAAG gaGTTTCTGGTTGCTGTTGGAGTCAGAGGTGCCACTCTCCAACACAGAGTCGTCCCTCCCAGCCTCGGCTGGTATGACCAG ATTGTCGATTTTCTGAATGTTTCCGATGAGCCTGTGTTAGGTTACACCCCTCCTACTTCTGTTACCACCCTACATCTACAcctgtggagctgctgtttAGACTACAG ACCCCTTTACCTGCCACTCAGATCACTGTTGATTGTAGAGACATTCAGTGTCTCCAGCAGCGTCTCTCTAGACCATTCCTCCTCCACACTTAG GATAATTTTGGACGAAGCTGCCTTGTTCCTGTCGGACAGGAGTAATGCTGTCTCTGTCAATCTAATGCGCG ACTATGTGCAAGTGGTAGACATGGGAACACTGGAACTGAGGATTACAGCTGTCAAACCTGGAGTGGATGGACAGTTG TTGGAGCCCAGGTTCGAGCTGCGGTGCTCCAGTGACGTCATTCACATCAGAACATGCTCTGATTCCTGTGCTGCCCTCATGAACCTTATCCAATATGTGGCTAGTTATGGAGACTTGCTACCCCCGACAGAACCAGAGACtaggagcagcagcaccacacaGAAACCCAAG GCGGAGTTTCCTAGCCGGCCTACATCTCAGACCCCACTGCTTCCGGAGACTGAGCAGCAGATGTTGCAGGACTTGATGAGCGAGGCTATGGAGGAGACTGATGGGCAGCAAGCTGCTGGACCACAACAGAATG GCTTACATGAGGAGCGGAACTGTGACCACGACCCTCCTCGCTCAGACCTGTTCCTGTTCCCAGATGAAAGTGGGAATTCAACCCAAGAATCAAGCCCCACCTATCCCATGCTTCACTCTCCTCTCATCACCCCTGTTCCCAGCCTGGCCCAAGAGACAGATGACTTCTGTATCCTAGAGACGCCAGGCTCCAGAGGAGAG GATCGTGATCAAGAGCCAGTAGTGAAGCAGCTAACGTCAAACCCCATAGAAATCAAAGATAATCACTTCGGTCAGCCTCTAGATGGGAGTGATTCCAGCCGTGGAGCCATGAATTTCCCCGTTCCAGAAGTGCGCTACCTCATTAGGGAGATTTCTGTTGTGTGGCACCTCTATGGCGGGAAAGACTTTGGGAATGCTGCTTTCACGGCATCTCCCGTGAGAAGCAGAGG TTCTACCCCTCACAGCTCCCCCTCCCAAACCCCAGTGAGGCAGAGCAGGACCTTGGGACGTGcaggaggtggaagaggaaggaaccCTGATGTCCTGATGGAGATACAGCTCAGCAAA GTGAGGTTTCAGCACGAGGTGTACCCGCAGGCCCAGGTGGCTTCTGGTACAGCTGTGGACCAGCCAGTATCCCGGCAGGTGTTCATTGTGCAGGACTTGGAGATTCGAGATAGGCTGGCCACCTCACAAATGAACAAGTTTCTCTACTTATACTCCAGCAAGGAAATGCCCCGCAAAGCCCACTCGAATATG TTGACAGTTAAAGCACTGCACATGTGTCCAGAGGCAGGCCAGGCTCCACAGGAGTGCTGTTTGCGTGTTTCCCTGATGCCTCTTCGCCTCAACATCGACCAG gATGCACTTTTCTTCTTGAAGGACTTCTTCACTAGTCTTGCTGCTGAAGTTGAGTTGTTCTCTCCGCCTGATCAGGAAG CTATCTGTGTTTCCATGAGGAAACCAGCCGCCCCAGAGATCTCCTGTAGCTTTTCCAAGCATGCTGGCGGCAGCCAAGACCCGGCCCCAATTATCTCAGTGCCTGCTCAGAGGCAATTCAGCCACAACGGTCTCTCCACATCGGACAGGAGTGAATCCAGTGAAAATGAAGCTGCTGCTCCTTCCTTCACAGATCAGCCCATCTTCTTTAG GGAGTTTCGATTTACCTCTGAAGTTCCTATCCGCTTGGATTACCACGGGAAACATGTTGCAATGGAGCAG GGAACGTTTGCAGGGATCATTATTGGACTGACCCAGCTGAATTGTTCAGAGCTGAAACTAAGACGGTTGTGCTACAGGCAAGG ATTGTTAGGTGTGGATAAACTCTTCTCCTATGCAATAACTGAGTGGCTAAATGACATAAAGAAAAACCAGCTTCCAGGACTGTTGGGTGGAGTGGGGCCTATTCATTCTCTGATACAGCTGG TCCAAGGGTTCAGGGACTTGGTCTGGCTCCCAATAGAGCAGTACCGAAAGGACGGTCGGATTGTCCGTGGGTTTCAGCGCGGCACTGCCTCCTTTGGGACCTCTACTGCTATGGCTGCTCTGGAGCTCACCAACCGCATGGTCCGGACAATCCAG GCAGCAGCTGAGACAGCCTATGACATGGTGTCTCCGGTGCCTGATGAGAGAGACACCAAGAGGATTAAACGGTTTTCTCATTACGGATTGGCTCACCAGCCTGTTGACCTGAGAGAAGGCGTAGCTAAAGCCTACACAGTGGTGAAAGAG GGAATCACAGACACTGCACTGACTATCTATGACACCGCCACCCGGGAGCACGAGCAGCGAGGAATGACCGGCGCTGTGGGCGGGGTTCTTCGACAGCTGCCGCCAGCAGTGGTAAAGCCGCTCATCATGGCCACTGAGGCCACCTCCAATGTGCTGGGTGGGATGAGGAACCAGATCCACCCTGATGCTCGCCAGGAGGAGTCTCAGAAATGGAGGCAAGGGGAGGAGTAA